In candidate division WOR-3 bacterium, the sequence CAGCGCCGCTCGCGTCGCTAGAATTGCTCCACTATGCAACACCGGGAGGAACGCGTTGCCGCCGCTATCAAGCACGCTGTCGCCGAAATAATCCTCAATGAGCTGTCTGACCCGGCCATCGGTTTCGTAACGGTTACTCGTTGCCGGGTAACACGCGACTTGAAGAATGCCGTGGTGTTTCTTTCGATAATGGGCGACAAAACTAGGCAAGAGACCAGTCTCTCGCACCTCCGGCACGCCACAGGCTTCATCCGCCGCCGACTCGGCACACGGGTCAAACTGCGTTACCTTCCTGAGCTGCGTCTGGCCCTGGACGACATCCTCGCGCAGGAACAGCGGGTCGGCGACATCCTGCACGAACTTTTCCCCGACGTTCCGCCGGCTGCTTCAGCCGCTTCGGAAGGAGCCGATTCTGGCCAACCGAAATGACGCCCTTTTCCTCACGCTGGGCCGCAGCATCGGACGCATTGCGTAAGGCCTAGAGCGTCACGTGCGTGGTGTACTGAATTTGAACAAACCGTCCGGCCTCTCTTCCTACGATGTCATCCGCCGGCTGCACCGAATAATCGGACCGACACCTATCGGCCATGCCGGTACCCTGGACCCGATGGCCTCGGGTGTTCTCCTGATTCTGGTTGGGGAGGCTACAAAACTGAGCCGCTTCCTGATGGCGACCGATAAGGAATACCAAGCCGAAGTTCTGTTTGGGAAGGAGACCGACACTGATGACACGACCGGACGCATCATTGCCGAGGCTGTGGTACCGGACTTGAGTAAAGAAGTGTTGTGCGAGATTCTGCGTCGTTTCCTTGGTGTGCAGAGTCAGGTCCCTCCCCGATTTTCCGCTCTGAAGCAGGCCGGCCGGCCGCTCTACCGTCTGGCCCGAAGAGGCTGGTCCGTCGAGCCGAAACCGCGCCCGGTTACCTTCCATGACCTTGAACTGCTCAACTGGGACCCGCCCCGTGCTTATCTGCGCGCAGTCGTTTCATCCGGAACCTACATCCGCGCCTTGGCCCGTGACCTTGGCCGAGCAGCCGGTACGGTCGCAACGCTTTCCGGCCTCGTGCGGACCCGCTCGGGCCGGTTCGCGCTCAACCAGGCACTAAGCCTCGACCGGGCTG encodes:
- the rbfA gene encoding 30S ribosome-binding factor RbfA, which translates into the protein MQHREERVAAAIKHAVAEIILNELSDPAIGFVTVTRCRVTRDLKNAVVFLSIMGDKTRQETSLSHLRHATGFIRRRLGTRVKLRYLPELRLALDDILAQEQRVGDILHELFPDVPPAASAASEGADSGQPK
- the truB gene encoding tRNA pseudouridine(55) synthase TruB; translated protein: MRGVLNLNKPSGLSSYDVIRRLHRIIGPTPIGHAGTLDPMASGVLLILVGEATKLSRFLMATDKEYQAEVLFGKETDTDDTTGRIIAEAVVPDLSKEVLCEILRRFLGVQSQVPPRFSALKQAGRPLYRLARRGWSVEPKPRPVTFHDLELLNWDPPRAYLRAVVSSGTYIRALARDLGRAAGTVATLSGLVRTRSGRFALNQALSLDRADPETIVHHLVTIPDALPELPRLNLSEVQAHSLLQGQMVEFQTAPDVEHALALTSEQRFLCLVAVRDQKLRPLRVIYAE